Proteins encoded in a region of the Acidobacteriota bacterium genome:
- a CDS encoding glycosyltransferase, with product MKVLFPVEVFYPSQAGGAANSVYWMAKYLAARGFEPTVIASNKGLGPDVPLNRWNQNEAGRVMHVRTASLTAPIGQTLRSLLQVYQADVVHLSSLFYPAAFVTAFAARVLKKKLSGRYAASLIPSR from the coding sequence ATGAAAGTCCTCTTTCCAGTCGAGGTGTTTTATCCGTCGCAGGCCGGCGGCGCCGCGAATTCGGTGTACTGGATGGCGAAATACCTCGCGGCCCGCGGGTTTGAGCCGACGGTGATTGCGTCGAACAAGGGCCTTGGACCGGACGTCCCGCTGAACCGCTGGAACCAGAACGAAGCCGGCCGGGTGATGCACGTCAGGACAGCCTCTTTGACCGCTCCAATCGGGCAGACGCTCCGATCGCTGCTGCAGGTCTATCAGGCCGACGTTGTCCATCTCTCGTCCCTGTTCTACCCAGCCGCATTCGTCACCGCCTTCGCCGCGCGGGTGCTAAAAAAAAAACTGTCTGGTCGGTACGCGGCGAGCTTGATCCCTTCACGCTGA
- a CDS encoding glycosyltransferase: MLWAIKRVVGAHPLFHSTCEEETGYIRATFGPDARIVQIPNFIDVPAVVERLPEKYILYLGRVHPKKGIDNLLTALSLTTDFLQSGYVLKIAGTGAPGYMQELRGMVSALNLEKHVEFVGQIEGTEKQQLLANAFWTFMPSHTENFGLVVLESLAQHTPVAASTGSPWQVLEHERLGVWSGNSPQELSIVLKRVLSMEPQEYEAMRTRGRAFVEEHFDMRRNIDRWIDTYRAI; this comes from the coding sequence GTGCTCTGGGCGATTAAGCGTGTCGTCGGCGCTCATCCGTTGTTTCATTCGACCTGCGAGGAAGAAACCGGCTACATCCGCGCCACCTTTGGCCCCGATGCCCGGATCGTTCAGATCCCAAACTTCATCGACGTGCCGGCGGTGGTCGAACGATTGCCGGAGAAGTACATCCTCTATCTCGGCCGCGTCCACCCCAAAAAGGGCATCGACAATCTCCTGACGGCACTTTCGCTGACGACCGACTTTTTGCAGTCAGGTTATGTGCTGAAGATCGCCGGGACAGGGGCGCCGGGTTACATGCAGGAGTTGCGCGGCATGGTGTCGGCGCTGAATCTGGAAAAGCATGTCGAGTTTGTTGGCCAGATCGAAGGCACAGAGAAGCAACAACTTCTTGCCAACGCGTTCTGGACGTTCATGCCGTCACACACCGAAAACTTCGGCCTCGTGGTGCTCGAATCACTCGCGCAACACACGCCGGTGGCCGCCTCCACCGGCTCGCCCTGGCAGGTGCTGGAACATGAGCGGCTTGGTGTGTGGTCGGGCAATTCTCCGCAGGAGTTGTCCATCGTGCTGAAAAGAGTCCTGTCGATGGAACCGCAGGAGTATGAAGCGATGCGCACGCGCGGCCGCGCGTTCGTCGAGGAGCACTTCGACATGCGCAGGAATATTGACCGGTGGATCGACACCTACCGGGCGATTTAA
- a CDS encoding glycosyltransferase family 4 protein: MHRLVYVERRTRWFSIEKVFRQIAGDLSGEFQPEFHTLSYGSDLAGVLKNLITFRKRPADLYHVTGHVNFITLLLPRARTVLTIHDLHFLHNRGGIRRYVLKKLFLDLPIRRVKYVTAISDATRDEIVEHTGRALADIRVIPNPLRDAFVFTRENPFDRDCPRILQIGTTGNKNIPNLIRALDGLRCRLVIVGPYDKEIADLLVRHHIDVEAKADLDDRELAAEYEACDLVTFCTTYEGFGLPIIEAQAMRKPLITSDLSPMREIAGGGAVLVNPHDVASIRSAVMRVIEDEALRREIVRIGQINVGRFEPRRVAKMYEDVYRAVLTAGHA; encoded by the coding sequence ATGCACAGGTTGGTTTACGTCGAGCGGCGCACTCGATGGTTCAGTATCGAGAAGGTCTTTCGGCAGATCGCCGGTGATCTGTCTGGTGAATTCCAGCCCGAGTTTCACACGCTTTCGTACGGCAGCGATCTGGCCGGCGTGTTGAAGAACCTGATCACCTTCCGAAAGCGTCCAGCCGATCTGTATCACGTCACCGGCCACGTGAATTTCATCACGCTCCTGCTGCCGCGGGCGCGCACCGTTCTCACGATCCACGACCTGCACTTCCTGCACAACCGCGGCGGAATCAGGCGCTATGTTCTGAAGAAGCTGTTTCTGGATCTCCCGATCCGGCGAGTCAAGTATGTGACTGCCATCTCCGACGCGACGCGAGACGAGATCGTGGAGCACACGGGCCGCGCTCTCGCCGACATTCGCGTGATCCCCAATCCACTCAGAGACGCGTTTGTCTTCACCCGGGAGAATCCGTTCGACCGTGACTGCCCCAGAATTCTGCAGATTGGCACGACCGGGAACAAGAACATCCCGAACCTGATACGCGCCCTTGACGGCCTGCGCTGCCGCCTCGTGATCGTCGGCCCGTATGACAAGGAGATCGCCGACCTCCTCGTCAGACATCACATCGATGTTGAGGCGAAGGCGGATCTGGACGATCGTGAACTGGCCGCTGAGTACGAGGCGTGCGACCTCGTGACCTTCTGCACGACATACGAGGGATTTGGGCTTCCGATCATTGAAGCGCAGGCGATGCGCAAGCCGCTCATCACGAGCGACCTGAGTCCGATGCGGGAGATCGCCGGCGGCGGTGCGGTCCTTGTCAATCCGCACGACGTGGCGAGCATCCGTTCCGCCGTCATGCGGGTGATCGAAGATGAGGCACTACGGCGTGAAATCGTCCGCATCGGCCAGATCAATGTCGGGCGATTCGAACCTCGACGCGTGGCAAAGATGTACGAAGACGTCTATCGGGCTGTCCTCACGGCCGGCCACGCTTAA
- a CDS encoding methyltransferase domain-containing protein, translating to MSTSDLKDDIPEGFDSPTALPLTSTQHDAWQRANRSWWERHPMRYDFSEALSVSEFSKEFYEHIDERFFADVWTYMPWNKVPFDPLIDFAALGHKDVLEIGVGNGSHAQLISAAAGSYTGIDLTDYAVTSTTRRLALLGRAGSQVRILRMDAEKMEFADHSFDVVWSWGVIHHSANTRTILEEIHRVLRPGGVAITMVYHRNFWNYYVVAGLVRGIIQGTLWKTRSLHKTRQGVIDGALARYYTIPEWRALVSDLFSVEAVSIYGSKTELLPLPSGRVKSALKTVIPHRVGRFLTNRCGMGTFLVSTLRKRGA from the coding sequence ATGTCCACTTCAGATCTGAAAGACGACATTCCCGAAGGCTTCGATAGTCCGACGGCCCTGCCGCTCACGTCGACGCAGCACGATGCCTGGCAGCGGGCGAATCGTTCGTGGTGGGAGCGCCACCCCATGCGTTACGACTTCAGTGAAGCGCTGAGCGTCAGCGAATTCAGCAAGGAGTTCTACGAGCACATTGATGAACGGTTCTTTGCCGACGTGTGGACCTACATGCCGTGGAACAAGGTGCCGTTTGATCCCCTGATTGACTTCGCTGCGCTGGGCCACAAGGATGTGCTGGAAATCGGCGTCGGCAACGGAAGTCACGCGCAGCTCATTTCAGCGGCCGCCGGTTCTTACACCGGAATCGATCTCACCGACTATGCCGTCACAAGCACCACAAGGCGTCTGGCGCTTCTTGGCCGGGCAGGCTCGCAGGTGCGCATCCTGCGTATGGATGCCGAGAAGATGGAGTTCGCTGACCACTCGTTCGACGTGGTCTGGAGCTGGGGCGTGATCCATCACTCCGCGAATACCCGCACGATCCTGGAAGAGATCCATCGCGTGCTGAGACCCGGCGGCGTGGCGATCACCATGGTCTACCATCGCAACTTCTGGAACTACTACGTCGTGGCCGGCCTCGTCCGGGGCATCATCCAGGGCACGTTGTGGAAGACCCGCTCGCTCCACAAAACACGGCAGGGCGTGATCGACGGCGCCCTGGCGCGTTACTACACGATCCCCGAATGGCGCGCGCTCGTGTCGGATCTGTTTTCTGTTGAAGCCGTGTCCATCTACGGGAGCAAGACGGAACTGCTGCCTCTGCCGAGCGGAAGGGTGAAGTCGGCCCTGAAAACCGTTATCCCGCATCGCGTGGGCCGCTTCCTGACGAATCGGTGCGGGATGGGGACGTTCCTTGTCTCGACACTGAGGAAACGAGGGGCGTAA
- a CDS encoding glycosyltransferase family 2 protein, which produces MTTGTTRVGLVMAVHNRRDTTLRALRTVYEADTTGMTLHVVVVDDGSTDGTSEAIRRAYPAVEIVAGDGTLFFGGGTNAGLRRLLAAGVDYAVIANDDAIFNRQVFVELVKCARQFPQSVVGALLLLWDTPHKVFQVGQAWDMWYGGWRIPQHLTAFTVPQEPWEVEVLAGNCILIPAEALRLFGLLDDVRFPHLWADVEFSVRVRRGGWRLLVAPRARMFCEPNTYPPPLSAGSVRAAFKALFVDTTHALNVGRRWRMLRAVAPSRTQGLVMCAIYVARLAQRGLRIGTWPEWPDPPLGPLAERR; this is translated from the coding sequence ATGACGACCGGTACGACCAGGGTCGGTCTCGTGATGGCCGTCCACAACCGACGCGACACCACGCTGCGGGCTCTCAGAACCGTGTACGAGGCCGACACGACAGGGATGACTCTTCACGTCGTGGTGGTGGACGACGGATCCACCGACGGGACCTCGGAGGCGATTCGCCGCGCCTACCCCGCTGTGGAGATCGTGGCGGGCGACGGAACTTTATTCTTCGGCGGCGGCACGAATGCCGGTCTGCGGCGTTTGCTGGCGGCAGGAGTTGACTACGCTGTGATTGCCAACGACGATGCCATCTTCAATCGGCAGGTGTTCGTTGAGCTGGTCAAATGCGCCCGGCAGTTTCCCCAATCGGTGGTGGGGGCCCTGTTGTTGTTGTGGGACACGCCACACAAGGTCTTCCAGGTCGGTCAGGCCTGGGATATGTGGTACGGCGGATGGCGCATTCCGCAGCACTTGACGGCGTTCACCGTGCCGCAGGAGCCATGGGAGGTCGAGGTGCTGGCGGGAAACTGCATCCTCATCCCTGCAGAGGCACTGCGGCTATTCGGGCTTCTCGACGACGTCCGCTTTCCGCACCTGTGGGCGGATGTCGAGTTTTCAGTACGGGTGCGGCGTGGGGGATGGCGTCTCCTCGTGGCGCCCAGGGCGCGGATGTTCTGCGAGCCCAATACCTATCCGCCGCCATTGTCGGCCGGGTCAGTCCGTGCCGCATTCAAGGCCCTGTTCGTGGACACAACGCATGCACTGAATGTGGGCAGGCGATGGCGCATGCTTCGGGCCGTGGCGCCCAGTCGCACGCAGGGACTGGTGATGTGCGCCATTTACGTTGCGCGGCTCGCCCAGCGGGGGTTGCGGATCGGCACCTGGCCGGAATGGCCTGACCCTCCCCTGGGGCCGCTCGCTGAGCGCCGTTAA
- a CDS encoding methyltransferase domain-containing protein, with protein MSVSGASIPLVQRVEYLLARAKGQRVLHLGCTNAPYTAQSLADGSLLHLRLGEVAGELHGVDIDRAGIDVLASRGVPHLHTGDVGDLAAELAAAGPFDIVIAGEIVEHLTDPGTFLRNVQKVMTPETRLLVSTVNAYCGFRLAQYALRGRGGHAEPVHPDHVAYYSQATLARLLTTAGFVVTGQWFYDLGTEHLPYTTWPVRWTNAVLTRLSPQLADGVIAECRTGDPLVRT; from the coding sequence ATGTCTGTGAGCGGTGCGTCCATTCCCCTCGTGCAGAGGGTGGAATACCTCCTTGCGCGAGCGAAAGGTCAACGCGTCCTGCATCTTGGCTGCACCAACGCACCGTATACCGCGCAGAGCCTGGCTGATGGCTCCCTGCTCCATCTGCGATTGGGTGAGGTGGCCGGTGAACTCCACGGCGTCGATATCGACCGGGCCGGCATCGACGTGCTGGCCTCGCGTGGTGTCCCACATCTGCACACGGGCGATGTCGGTGATCTCGCCGCAGAGCTGGCGGCAGCCGGTCCGTTCGACATCGTGATTGCCGGAGAAATCGTGGAGCACCTCACGGACCCGGGCACGTTTCTGAGAAACGTGCAGAAGGTCATGACCCCCGAGACACGTCTCCTTGTCAGCACGGTGAATGCCTACTGCGGATTCCGGCTCGCGCAGTATGCCCTTCGCGGACGAGGAGGCCATGCCGAGCCTGTTCATCCCGATCACGTGGCGTACTACTCGCAGGCCACGCTGGCGCGCCTGCTCACCACTGCCGGCTTCGTCGTCACGGGCCAGTGGTTTTACGACCTCGGCACCGAACATCTTCCTTACACGACGTGGCCGGTACGGTGGACCAACGCCGTGCTGACCCGTTTATCGCCTCAGCTCGCTGACGGCGTCATCGCGGAATGCCGCACGGGCGACCCGCTGGTGCGGACATGA
- a CDS encoding class I SAM-dependent methyltransferase, producing the protein MADDHAAMADDVFSARVNRLDTTLFDAIPSESTPWDRRSLLACQSAVRMRWSPYVYLEIGSHLGGSLQPHVLDPRCATAHSIDPRPSVQPDARGQRFGYPGNSTARMLANLAAAGGDAHRVVCHEETAAGLNPDAFVPKPHLCFVDGEHTDAAVLADFAFCQRVVAPGGLILFHDAHVIYNALDTIVASLDRAGTGYRACHLPDSLFAIELGDGALLEGPALAPVRRESHRGYVASLQQTDDYRRFSNRWLFRALRKIRAVASRAIGKP; encoded by the coding sequence ATGGCCGATGACCACGCCGCGATGGCAGACGACGTGTTTTCGGCGCGCGTGAATCGTCTGGACACCACACTCTTCGACGCGATCCCTTCCGAGTCAACGCCCTGGGATCGCCGATCGCTGCTCGCGTGTCAGAGCGCGGTGCGCATGCGTTGGTCACCGTACGTCTACCTTGAGATCGGGTCTCACCTGGGCGGCAGTCTGCAGCCGCATGTGTTGGATCCCAGGTGCGCCACCGCACACTCGATCGATCCTCGGCCTTCAGTGCAGCCCGACGCACGGGGCCAGCGATTCGGGTACCCGGGGAATTCGACGGCCCGAATGCTGGCGAACCTCGCGGCGGCAGGCGGTGACGCACACCGCGTCGTCTGCCACGAGGAAACGGCCGCAGGCCTGAATCCCGACGCCTTCGTGCCGAAGCCACACCTCTGTTTCGTCGATGGCGAACACACCGATGCTGCCGTTCTTGCAGACTTTGCCTTCTGCCAGCGTGTGGTCGCACCCGGTGGGCTGATCCTGTTTCACGACGCGCACGTCATCTACAACGCACTCGACACGATCGTGGCGTCACTCGATCGCGCCGGCACCGGGTATCGGGCCTGTCATCTGCCTGATTCGCTGTTTGCGATCGAGTTGGGTGACGGCGCGCTGCTTGAGGGGCCCGCGCTCGCGCCCGTGCGCCGCGAGAGCCATCGGGGATATGTGGCGTCGCTCCAGCAGACGGACGACTATCGCCGCTTTTCAAACCGATGGTTGTTCCGGGCGCTCCGAAAGATCCGCGCTGTGGCATCCCGGGCCATCGGGAAGCCCTGA
- a CDS encoding glycosyltransferase family 4 protein: MTRVVYVWPYVEWGGAQRYFMALMRRVVAQTRVTAIIPVESAADLVAELEALGVTVERMRGRLDVTPQTTIAHRVGAHVRAWHAHFELWRACRRIAGPGTVFHCDVSLTLFTGALWALAGRHGVVVTLHTSLPPISGMRAHSWRRRMRSLTRRPGFRLVAANRHVRESLRPFLSADDIAKVPLAYSPVERAEVVAASAGTSRAETRRHLGIAGHRFLVVTGAQFIERKGCWVWLDAARRVRAQADDVDFVWIGPAPVTGRALDELRALGGVVRYLPQAELADGRRSYLEVVAAADAFVLPSLEEGLPLALVEAMALGVPVVSTPVNAIPEAVEHGVTGLLVPPGDAGGLAAAILRLRQDPELAVRLAAAGKAHARIFDADEMAAVTLAVYESCVRSALSAS, encoded by the coding sequence GTGACTCGCGTCGTGTACGTGTGGCCCTATGTCGAGTGGGGCGGCGCCCAACGGTACTTCATGGCGCTCATGCGCCGCGTCGTTGCACAGACGCGTGTGACCGCGATCATTCCCGTCGAATCGGCTGCCGATCTGGTCGCCGAACTTGAAGCCCTTGGTGTGACGGTCGAGCGAATGCGCGGCCGCCTGGACGTGACGCCGCAGACGACGATTGCACACCGCGTTGGCGCGCACGTGCGTGCCTGGCACGCGCACTTCGAGTTGTGGCGGGCCTGCAGGCGTATCGCCGGCCCCGGCACGGTGTTTCATTGCGACGTCTCGCTGACGTTGTTCACCGGCGCCTTGTGGGCGCTGGCCGGCCGCCATGGCGTGGTGGTGACACTCCACACATCGCTGCCGCCCATCAGCGGGATGCGAGCGCACTCATGGCGGCGCCGGATGCGATCGCTGACGCGCCGGCCGGGCTTTCGCCTCGTGGCGGCGAATCGCCACGTGAGAGAGAGCCTGCGGCCGTTCCTGTCTGCGGACGACATCGCGAAGGTGCCGCTGGCGTACTCACCGGTGGAACGCGCGGAAGTTGTGGCTGCGAGCGCAGGGACATCACGCGCTGAGACACGCCGGCACCTGGGGATCGCCGGCCACCGTTTTTTGGTCGTGACCGGCGCCCAGTTCATTGAGCGCAAGGGGTGCTGGGTCTGGCTCGACGCCGCTCGTCGCGTGCGCGCGCAGGCGGACGACGTGGACTTTGTCTGGATCGGCCCCGCGCCGGTCACAGGGCGCGCGCTCGACGAACTGCGCGCGCTCGGGGGAGTGGTCCGATACCTGCCTCAGGCGGAATTGGCGGACGGGCGACGTTCGTACCTGGAGGTTGTGGCGGCGGCCGACGCGTTCGTGCTGCCCAGTCTCGAGGAGGGGCTGCCGCTTGCGTTGGTGGAAGCCATGGCGCTCGGCGTGCCGGTGGTGTCGACGCCCGTCAACGCCATTCCGGAAGCGGTGGAACACGGTGTGACCGGACTCCTGGTACCACCCGGCGACGCGGGTGGCCTGGCGGCTGCAATCCTGCGGCTCCGTCAAGACCCCGAGTTGGCAGTGCGGCTGGCCGCCGCCGGCAAGGCCCACGCACGAATATTTGACGCGGACGAGATGGCCGCCGTGACGCTCGCGGTGTACGAGTCCTGTGTGCGATCTGCCCTGTCGGCGTCCTGA
- a CDS encoding SDR family oxidoreductase, translating into MTAPLLVLGGKGMLGHKVAQVAARQLEVYATVRNERPGLAPLLGIDTGHLLVHADVTVGIDALLDRVRPGVIVNCIGALPAVNGTLDPVDAIGVNALAPHRIAAAARVRGIRLIHVSTDSVFDGRRGSYTEDDAPDATDLYGRSKALGEVADAGHLTIRTSLVGRQLRGSRGLLEWFLSHRGQTVQGYRAMRFSGLSTLALSRTIVNLVTEHPTLTGRFHVGGDAISKYDLLHLMNDAFSAGITIVPTDGLRIDRSLDSTRFAAVVGSPPSWRRMLEELAQDDTPYDEWRQRAP; encoded by the coding sequence ATGACGGCGCCGCTTCTCGTCCTGGGCGGCAAAGGCATGCTGGGCCACAAAGTGGCACAAGTCGCGGCCCGGCAACTTGAGGTGTACGCCACTGTACGCAATGAGCGGCCTGGGCTCGCGCCACTGCTCGGCATCGACACCGGCCATCTCCTCGTGCACGCTGACGTGACCGTGGGCATAGACGCCCTGCTCGACCGGGTGCGCCCCGGCGTCATCGTCAACTGCATCGGCGCGCTCCCGGCGGTGAACGGGACGCTCGATCCTGTGGACGCGATTGGCGTCAATGCGCTCGCGCCACATCGCATCGCAGCCGCGGCCCGGGTTCGCGGCATCCGGCTGATCCATGTGAGTACCGACTCTGTGTTCGACGGAAGGCGTGGCAGCTACACCGAAGATGATGCCCCCGACGCGACGGACCTGTACGGGCGCTCGAAAGCGTTGGGAGAGGTGGCCGATGCGGGCCACCTCACGATACGGACATCGCTCGTGGGGCGACAGCTCCGCGGATCGCGCGGACTCCTCGAGTGGTTCCTGTCACATCGGGGGCAAACGGTGCAGGGCTATCGCGCCATGCGTTTCTCCGGCCTGTCAACGCTGGCGCTGAGTCGTACCATCGTGAATCTGGTCACAGAGCATCCGACGTTGACCGGCCGGTTCCACGTGGGTGGCGATGCAATCAGTAAGTACGATCTGCTGCACCTGATGAACGACGCGTTCAGCGCCGGTATCACCATTGTCCCCACCGATGGCCTCCGAATCGATCGTTCGCTCGACTCCACGCGGTTCGCGGCCGTGGTCGGCTCGCCCCCGTCATGGCGGCGCATGCTCGAAGAACTCGCACAGGATGACACCCCGTACGATGAATGGAGGCAGCGTGCCCCATGA
- a CDS encoding oligosaccharide flippase family protein, with product MTPEPSGPRDNAGLLNHAAQGVLGWAVPVMVTFVTTPLIVHGLGPDGFAVYAWAAAFTAGIATAGPARGVLHLVSRSAVARLRQEAVAAGLWSAVALGVVAAAVLWVLAPAAASAAQLPAWPALSALRIAVLGAIPAAVIAVCIGAFQGLRRFGIASALTSVAAIVTATGAAWIATHGSGVVAMVSWQAAASLAISVVSLLMLRRVVGPVWNAPTRTAASRVAGFGLATFCTQLAFAAWVIIERTLVGRYLGAEVLTALVIGLLLWMHATAALGSAVQVVASLAPAAGSVDDRLVRAYPSATIMTAVAAIASAALIAGLGVPALTLWIGADIATVAEPLLLPLAVGVGLNGLGTAAWFANEAEGRPARNAIWAATGLVLTSVTLLYLAPQGLIASGGIARLVAVAPGPLFIVWTEWASGGRLRAPWLRILACVLPCGVLLFAGLRTVAVAAASSWLVLISAAAVGMALYAAAVWFLPVLTHRDRQALRTWLKSRV from the coding sequence ATGACTCCGGAACCTTCGGGTCCACGCGATAACGCCGGGCTGCTGAACCACGCCGCGCAGGGGGTGCTGGGTTGGGCCGTGCCGGTCATGGTCACCTTCGTCACCACGCCGCTGATTGTCCATGGGCTGGGCCCGGACGGCTTTGCGGTGTACGCGTGGGCGGCGGCGTTTACCGCGGGCATCGCTACGGCCGGCCCTGCACGCGGTGTGCTGCACCTGGTGTCGCGGAGCGCTGTGGCCCGACTGCGACAGGAAGCGGTCGCCGCTGGTCTCTGGTCAGCTGTAGCCCTGGGCGTGGTGGCGGCGGCGGTACTCTGGGTGCTGGCGCCTGCGGCCGCGTCGGCGGCGCAGTTGCCGGCGTGGCCGGCGCTGTCGGCCCTCCGAATCGCGGTGCTTGGGGCCATACCGGCGGCCGTCATCGCCGTCTGCATCGGCGCCTTTCAGGGGCTGAGGCGATTCGGGATCGCCTCGGCGCTGACCAGCGTCGCGGCGATCGTGACCGCGACCGGCGCAGCCTGGATCGCGACCCACGGGTCGGGCGTCGTCGCCATGGTGTCGTGGCAGGCGGCCGCATCATTGGCCATCAGTGTGGTGAGCCTCCTGATGCTCCGGCGTGTCGTCGGACCGGTGTGGAACGCCCCGACCAGAACCGCCGCCTCGCGCGTCGCCGGGTTTGGCCTCGCCACGTTTTGCACGCAGTTGGCCTTCGCGGCCTGGGTCATCATCGAGCGCACACTCGTGGGCCGATACCTGGGTGCGGAGGTACTGACGGCTCTGGTCATCGGCCTGCTTCTGTGGATGCACGCCACAGCCGCGCTGGGCAGCGCCGTGCAAGTAGTGGCCTCGCTCGCCCCTGCCGCCGGCAGCGTTGATGACCGACTGGTACGAGCCTATCCCAGCGCGACAATCATGACCGCCGTCGCGGCGATCGCATCTGCAGCACTCATTGCCGGACTCGGTGTGCCGGCGTTGACCTTGTGGATTGGCGCCGACATTGCCACGGTGGCCGAGCCACTCCTGCTGCCGCTGGCTGTGGGTGTGGGCCTCAACGGCCTGGGGACCGCCGCCTGGTTTGCCAATGAGGCGGAGGGGCGTCCGGCCAGGAATGCGATTTGGGCCGCAACGGGCCTCGTCCTCACGTCGGTCACTCTGTTGTATCTGGCGCCGCAGGGGCTCATCGCCTCCGGCGGTATCGCTCGGCTTGTCGCCGTGGCGCCCGGCCCGCTATTCATCGTCTGGACTGAGTGGGCTTCAGGCGGACGCCTTCGCGCACCCTGGCTCCGGATTCTCGCGTGTGTCCTGCCCTGCGGCGTGCTGTTGTTCGCGGGGCTGCGCACGGTCGCCGTTGCGGCCGCCTCGTCGTGGCTGGTGCTCATCTCCGCTGCAGCGGTGGGCATGGCGCTTTACGCGGCGGCGGTGTGGTTCCTTCCGGTGCTGACACATCGCGACCGCCAGGCCCTGCGCACCTGGCTCAAGAGCCGGGTCTGA
- a CDS encoding glycosyltransferase family 4 protein, whose amino-acid sequence MRPPAPLSQVLPLRVLVLAQYFTPEPITKPGDLAQALHERGHDVTVLTGLPQYPNGARYPGYSLRPWQRDTLGAVPVLRMAGYAYHGRSVLRRCANFGAFALAAVLARPLLKRPQVIYVWHPPLSIGVAGWLLARIMRVPFVYDVQDIWPDVIVAAGLISNPRAIRALEALERFIYRRADKILVPNERARDVLIAKGALPERLSVTHHWVEGDLARQGTVAERHVTREAQGWKDRFVVLFAGNLGIAQDLATVVKAAALLTDPRVLLVFAGEGTARRDLETLARETSVADRTVFLGWREHQEMPSLMAAADALLVHLVDSTVFEAVVPTKTVAYLAAGRPIVMAVRGAAADLVQSTGTGVVVDPGDPARLAAALDALARLDEGTRAAMGARGRARFDDTFSKDCVVPQYETALDAVTRR is encoded by the coding sequence ATGAGGCCGCCCGCGCCCCTCTCCCAGGTTCTACCTCTGCGCGTCCTGGTGCTCGCGCAGTACTTCACGCCCGAACCCATCACCAAACCCGGAGACCTTGCTCAGGCGCTGCACGAGCGCGGCCATGACGTGACCGTGTTGACGGGTTTGCCTCAGTATCCCAACGGGGCGCGATATCCGGGCTACTCGTTGCGGCCGTGGCAACGTGACACGCTGGGCGCCGTGCCCGTCCTTCGTATGGCGGGTTACGCGTATCACGGGCGGTCGGTTCTGCGCCGCTGCGCGAACTTCGGCGCATTCGCGCTGGCCGCAGTGCTGGCACGGCCGCTGCTAAAGCGGCCTCAGGTCATCTACGTGTGGCATCCACCGCTGTCGATAGGCGTCGCGGGCTGGCTCCTGGCGCGCATCATGCGAGTGCCGTTTGTATACGACGTCCAGGACATCTGGCCGGATGTCATTGTGGCCGCCGGACTCATCAGCAACCCTCGCGCGATCCGTGCGCTCGAAGCGCTGGAGCGGTTCATCTATCGCCGCGCAGATAAAATCCTCGTACCGAATGAGCGTGCTCGCGACGTACTCATCGCCAAGGGCGCGTTGCCCGAGCGTCTGTCGGTCACTCATCACTGGGTGGAAGGCGACCTGGCCCGGCAAGGCACAGTGGCCGAGCGCCATGTCACGCGCGAGGCGCAGGGCTGGAAGGATCGATTTGTGGTGCTGTTTGCCGGCAACCTTGGCATTGCCCAGGATCTTGCGACCGTGGTGAAGGCCGCCGCGCTGCTGACCGACCCTCGGGTGTTACTGGTGTTTGCGGGTGAAGGTACGGCCCGGCGTGATCTGGAAACACTGGCGCGAGAGACCAGTGTTGCGGACCGCACCGTGTTTCTTGGCTGGCGCGAGCATCAGGAGATGCCATCGCTGATGGCCGCCGCCGACGCGCTGCTGGTGCATCTCGTTGACTCCACCGTCTTCGAAGCCGTGGTGCCCACAAAGACGGTGGCCTACCTGGCGGCCGGCCGCCCCATCGTGATGGCGGTACGGGGAGCCGCCGCCGACCTCGTGCAGAGCACTGGCACTGGCGTGGTGGTGGACCCGGGCGACCCGGCGCGATTAGCGGCTGCTCTCGACGCGCTTGCTCGACTCGACGAGGGCACCCGCGCCGCCATGGGCGCGCGGGGCCGTGCGCGGTTTGATGACACCTTCTCCAAGGACTGCGTGGTGCCGCAATACGAAACCGCGCTGGACGCGGTCACCCGCCGCTGA